Proteins from a genomic interval of Polyodon spathula isolate WHYD16114869_AA chromosome 1, ASM1765450v1, whole genome shotgun sequence:
- the LOC121320582 gene encoding inhibitor of growth protein 2-like isoform X1, translating into MLGHYPNVEKSQLVSYVEDYLECVESLPLDIQRNVSLLREIDTKYQEVLTEVDDVYEKYKKETDLSQRRRLQNHLQRALISSQELGDEKLHVVTQMMELVENRARQIEAHSECFQELQEVEKPVEKAKPEVIPPERPSTRRIRRQRNSESRESCHIANGVAAVVEEEASEEQPPKEKKSKSAKKKKRSKAKQEREVSPVEFAIDPNEPTYCLCNQVSYGEMIGCDNEQCPIEWFHFSCVGLTYKPKGKWYCPKCRGDSEKTMDKSIEKTKKDRRSR; encoded by the exons ATGTTAGGGCATTATCCAAACGTAGAAAAGAGCCAGTTGGTTAGTTATGTGGAAGATTATCTCGAATGTGTGGAGTCTCTCCCTTTGGACATACAGAGGAATGTGTCTTTGCTACGAGAGATCGATACAAAGTATCAAG aagttTTAACAGAAGTTGATGATGTCTATGAGAAATATAAAAAAGAGACTGACCTGAGTCAGAGGAGGAGACTGCAGAATCATCTCCAGCGAGCGCTAATCAGTAGCCAGGAGCTGGGAGATGAGAAGCTCCACGTGGTCACTCAGATGATGGAACTGGTGGAGAACCGGGCCAGGCAGATTGAAGCCCATTCGGAGTGTTTCCAGGAGCTTCAAGAGGTTGAAAAGCCTGTGGAGAAAGCGAAACCAGAGGTCATCCCACCGGAGAGGCCTTCAACCAGACGAATCCGCCGGCAACGCAACAGCGAAAGCCGTGAATCGTGCCACATCGCCAACGGGGTGGCGGCGGTGGTGGAGGAGGAAGCCAGTGAGGAGCAGCCGCCCAAGGAGAAGAAATCAAAATCGGCCAAGAAGAAAAAGCGATCCAAAGCCAAGCAAGAGCGAGAGGTCTCTCCAGTCGAGTTTGCCATCGACCCCAACGAACCCACTTACTGCCTGTGCAACCAAGTGTCTTATGGTGAAATGATAGGGTGTGACAATGAACAGTGCCCCATCGAGTGGTTTCATTTCTCATGTGTTGGACTCACCTATAAGCCCAAGGGAAAGTGGTACTGTCCCAAATGCAGAGGGGATAGCGAAAAGACAATGGACAAAAGCATTGAGAAAACTAAAAAAGATAGAAGATCGAGGTAG
- the LOC121320567 gene encoding trafficking protein particle complex subunit 11-like, producing the protein MSPTQWDLPPELCCRPMAFVALTGLDMVYNAVHRAIWDAFCANRRADRVPISFKILPGDHEYPKCRTKRTSYEWYIPKGILKTGWMNKHLNLVPALVVVFYELDWDEAQWKEKQSECATKVEIVRTSLQGRNTKVAVVLIQKKTPLPPGEDLIASERAAALCNACDLSGKSLFVLPHTDHLVGYIIRLENAFYEHSQTYYYAEIRRVKSHKEFLNKTTHQLLFVRHQFKIGFFSELKQDTQNALKYYRTAYNLVHELRAHETNMLEIKNMAGFINYKICRLCFQHNTPLDAIAQFRKHIDLCKKKIGSAELAFEHAAWMSKQFQSFGDLFDEAIKLGLTAIQTQNPGFYYQQAAYYTQERKQQANQLCNHDPFFSYPSPDPLETTGSLDFYGQRPWRQGHQSIDPPDPEKEKGGILALQCKERDVLHSELIIALLSNAVAQFKKYKCPRMKSHLMVQMGEEYYHAKDYTKALKLLDYVMCDYRTERWWTLLTSILTTALKCSYLMGQVKNYISYSLELIGRASTLQEDQKSRIEKNFIKVLMNECPDPEPDCDSSSVKAAQNLWADRVSLAGSNDFTIEVQDYVPFVQCKAKFLSPSFHIDIPVQLHVYLKTDCPHPIRFSKLCVSFNNQEYNQYCVMEEPCQSADFLEPSAQGNMCLVPRKTRKYTFKFVARTEDVGKKIEITAVELMLGSENGRCVFINWRGAGGDAASSQEALQATRSFKRRPRLPENEVDWDAVSIQANTMVISRVPRISVQLHHESPALTNEMYCMVVSIQSQEDTVAKDVKLTAGLKPGQDANLTQTTYVTLNGSEMCDDSHPALLPDISIGELQPGQKVETSLYIRCETTGTRIFLVHVSYTVDTTVEDKEIVCKCHKDETVNIETVVPFDVAVKFVSSKFEHLDRVYVDIPFLLMTDILSASPWPLNLVSSELQLAPSMAAVDHLDSQVEQVVLQTGEGASECFCLTCPPVASGASGVALGCYVISWKRKSVRQNVPDVSTVITLPHVIVETIPLYVHADLPSFGRVRESLPVKYHIQNRTGLVQDVEMSVEPSDAFMFSGLKQVRLRILPGTKQEMLYNFYPLMAGYQTLPSLSINLLRVPGFTSQLLRRFLPSRIFVKPQGRQVDDASIAAA; encoded by the exons ATGAGTCCCACACAGTGGGATCTGCCTCCAGAGCTGTGCTGCCGGCCCATGGCCTTTGTGGCCCTGACAGGTCTGGACATGGTGTACAACGCCGTTCACAGGGCTATCTGGGATGCATTCTGTGCCAACCGCAGAGCCGACAGGGTCCCCATTTCCTTTAAAATCCTTCCTGGGGATCACGAGTACCCAAAATGCAGAACTAAG AGGACATCCTATGAATGGTACATCCCCAAAGGAATTCTTAAAACTGGTTGGATGAACAAGCACTTGAACCTGGTACCTGCACTGGTGGTGGTCTTCTATGAGCTTGACTGGGATGAGGCGCAGTGGAAAGAGAAGCAATCGGAGTGTGCAACCAAAGTGGAGATAGtcag gacaaGTTTGCAGGGAAGAAACACAAAGGTAGCAGTGGTATTAATTCAGAAGAAAACTCCTCTGCCCCCAG GTGAGGACCTGATTGCCTCTGAAAGGGCTGCAGCTCTGTGTAATGCCTGTGATCTCTCAGGAAAGTCTCTTTTTGTCCTTCCACACACTGATCATCTTGTGGGTTATATTATTAG ATTAGAGAATGCTTTCTACGAACATTCTCAGACCTATTACTATGCTGAAATAAGGAGGGTGAAATCACATAAAGAATTTCTGAATAAAACAACTCACCAG CTTTTGTTTGTCAGACATCAGTTCAAGATAGGATTTTTCAGTGAACTGAAGCAGGATACACAAAATGCACTGAA GTATTACAGAACTGCTTATAACCTAGTACATGAGCTGAGAGCCCATGAGACCAACAtgctggagataaagaatatggcTGGGTTTATTAACTACAAG ataTGCAGGCTCTGTTTCCAGCACAACACTCCCTTGGATGCCATCGCCCAGTTTCGGAAGCACATTGACCTGTGCAAGAAAAAGATCGGGAGTGCCGAGCTTGCCTTTGAACATGCTGCTTGGATGTCTAAACA GTTCCAGTCGTTTGGTGATTTGTTCGATGAAGCTATAAAGCTGGGTCTAACGGCTATCCAgactcaaaaccctggcttttaCTATCAGCAGGCTGCTTACTACACACAGGAGCGGAAGCAGCAGGCCAACCAGCTCTGCAACCACGAT ccGTTCTTCAGCTACCCCAGTCCTGACCCTCTAGAGACCACTGGATCACTCGATTTCTATGGACAAAGACCATGGAGACAGGGACACCAAA GTATTGATCCCCCAGATCCTGAGAAGGAAAAAGGAGGGATCCTTGCTCTCCAGTGTAAAGAAAGAGATGTTCTCCACTCT GAACTGATAATTGCTCTCCTTAGTAATGCTGTAGCTCAGTTCAAGAAGTACAAGTGTCCAAGAATGAAGAGCCACTTGA tggtACAGATGGGTGAAGAATACTATCATGCAAAAGACTATACTAAGGCATTGAA ATTGTTAGACTATGTGATGTGTGACTACCGTACAGAACGTTGGTGGACTCTGTTGACTTCAATCCTGACCACAGCTCTGAAGTGTTCCTACCTGATGGGACAGGTGAAGAACTACATCTCCTACTCTTTGGAGCTCATCGGCAGGG CTTCCACCCTTCAAGAGGACCAAAAATCTCGAATTGAAAAGAATTTTATAAAAGTGTTGATg AACGAGTGCCCTGACCCGGAGCCGGACTGTGATTCGTCCTCTGTGAAAGCAGCACAGAACCTCTGGGCGGATCGTGTTTCTCTAGCAGGAAGCAATGACTTCACCATTGAAGTGCAGGATTACGTGCCTTTTG TGCAATGCAAAGCCAAGTTTTTGTCTCCAAGTTTCCACATTGACATTCCTGTTCAGCTGCATGTTTACCTAAAGACAGACTGCCCTCACCCTATCAGATTCTCTAAGCTCTGTGTGAGCTTTAATAACCAG GAGTACAACCAGTACTGTGTGATGGAGGAACCCTGTCAGTCAGCTGATTTCCTAGAGCCTTCAGCACAAGGGAATATGTGCCTGGTCCCcaggaaaacaagaaaatacacttttaaatttGTGGCAAGGACTGAAgatgtggggaaaaaaattgaG ATCACTGCAGTTGAGCTGATGCTGGGCAGTGAAAACGGAAGGTGTGTGTTTATAAACTGGCGTGGAGCAGGCGGAGATGCAGCTTCTTCCCAGGAGGCTTTGCAGGCGACTCGCTCCTTCAAGCGCAGACCCCGGCTCCCTGAGAACGAGGTGGACTGGGATGCAGTCTCAATCCAGGCAAACACGAT GGTCATTTCCCGAGTTCCAAGGATttctgtgcagcttcatcatGAATCTCCGGCACTGAccaatgaaatgtactgcatggTGGTCAGCATTCAGTCCCAGGAGGATACTGTTGCCAAAGATGTCAAGCTTACAGCCGGCCTTAAACCAG GTCAAGATGCTAACCTGACACAGACAACCTATGTCACTTTAAATGGCTCTGAAATGTGTGATGACTCCCATCCTGCTTTGCTGCCTGATATTTCTATTGGAGAGCTGCAGCCAGGTCAGAAG GTTGAAACATCATTGTACATCCGGTGTGAAACAACAGGAACAAGAATATTCTTGGTCCATGTTTCTTATACAGTGGACACAACTGTAGAAGATAAAGAAATTGTCTGCAAGTGTCATAAG GATGAAACTGTTAACATAGAAACTGTTGTCCCATTTGATGTAGCTGTGAAGTTTGTTTCCTCAAAG TTTGAACATCTAGATCGAGTGTATGTGGACATCCCCTTCCTCCTAATGACTGATATCCTGAGTGCTTCTCCCTGGCCTCTCAACTTGGTCTCCAGTGAGCTTCAACTGGCGCCGTCCATGGCAGCAGTAGATCACCTGGACTCTCAAGTGGAACAAG TTGTTCTGCAGACAGGAGAGGGTGCCAGTGAGTGTTTTTGCCTGACTTGTCCACCAGTGGCCAGTGGTGCAAGTGGAGTAGCATTAGGTTGCTATGTTATCTCCTGGAAAAG AAAATCTGTTAGACAAAATGTGCCTGATGTAAGCACTGTGATCACTCTGCCACATGTCATCGTAGAGACCATTCCACTGTATGTTCACGCAG ATCTACCATCTTTTGGCCGAGTCCGAGAGTCGTTACCTGTCAAATACCACATCCAGAACCGGACAGGGTTAGTGCAAGATGTGGAGATGTCTGTGGAGCCTAGTGATGCCTTTATGTTCTCTGGTCTCAAGCAG GTTCGATTGCGGATCCTGCCTGGCACCAAGCAGGAAATGTTGTACAACTTCTATCCTCTCATGGCTGGATACCAGACCCTTCCATCACTCAGCATTAACCTGCTGCGCGTCCCAGGATTCACTAGCCAGCTCTTACGCCGCTTCCTGCCCTCACGGATCTTTGTTAAG ccacagGGACGGCAAGTTGATGATGCATCCATTGCTGCTGCTTAA
- the rwdd gene encoding RWD domain-containing protein 4 — MTANEDQEMELEALQSIYEGDDCFKELSPVSFQYRIGDLEDAKAFLLDISWPETYPETAPKISLDAFFNNRICPEVKKTIITKLEEQVEANLGTAMMYTLFEWAKENQQQLMETHQPVNNALTLTSSSENAINPNFSSSKKKEKKEQLTKSQKRKLTGKTDNKGELPRGWNWVDVIKHLSKTGGKDDD, encoded by the exons ATGACAGCCAACGAAGATCAAGAG ATGGAGCTGGAAGCTCTTCAATCCATCTATGAAGGAGACGACTGCTTTAAAGAGCTCAGCCCGGTCTCTTTTCAATACAGG ATAGGAGACCTAGAAGATGCAAAAGCATTCCTACTGGATATTTCCTGGCCTGAAACATATCCAGAAACAGCCCCCAAAATCTCCTTGGATGCCTTTTTTAATAACAGAAT TTGCCCAGAGGTAAAGAAGACCATTATTACCAAACTAGAAGAGCAAGTTGAAGCAAATCTAGGCACTGCCATGATGTATACACTGTTTGAATGGGCAAAAGAAAACCAGCAACAGCTTATGGAAACCCATCAGCCTGTGAACAATGCACTG ACGTTGACTTCCAGCAGTGAGAATGCCATTAATCCTAATTTCAGCTCttcaaagaaaaaggaaaaaaaagagcaGTTAACCAAATCACAAAAGAGGAAGTTAACAGGAAAAACAG ATAACAAGGGTGAGCTGCCCCGTGGCTGGAACTGGGTAGATGTAATCAAG CAt CTAAGCAAAACGGGAGGTAAAGATGACGATTAA
- the LOC121320582 gene encoding inhibitor of growth protein 2-like isoform X2: protein MAMHKEVLTEVDDVYEKYKKETDLSQRRRLQNHLQRALISSQELGDEKLHVVTQMMELVENRARQIEAHSECFQELQEVEKPVEKAKPEVIPPERPSTRRIRRQRNSESRESCHIANGVAAVVEEEASEEQPPKEKKSKSAKKKKRSKAKQEREVSPVEFAIDPNEPTYCLCNQVSYGEMIGCDNEQCPIEWFHFSCVGLTYKPKGKWYCPKCRGDSEKTMDKSIEKTKKDRRSR from the coding sequence aagttTTAACAGAAGTTGATGATGTCTATGAGAAATATAAAAAAGAGACTGACCTGAGTCAGAGGAGGAGACTGCAGAATCATCTCCAGCGAGCGCTAATCAGTAGCCAGGAGCTGGGAGATGAGAAGCTCCACGTGGTCACTCAGATGATGGAACTGGTGGAGAACCGGGCCAGGCAGATTGAAGCCCATTCGGAGTGTTTCCAGGAGCTTCAAGAGGTTGAAAAGCCTGTGGAGAAAGCGAAACCAGAGGTCATCCCACCGGAGAGGCCTTCAACCAGACGAATCCGCCGGCAACGCAACAGCGAAAGCCGTGAATCGTGCCACATCGCCAACGGGGTGGCGGCGGTGGTGGAGGAGGAAGCCAGTGAGGAGCAGCCGCCCAAGGAGAAGAAATCAAAATCGGCCAAGAAGAAAAAGCGATCCAAAGCCAAGCAAGAGCGAGAGGTCTCTCCAGTCGAGTTTGCCATCGACCCCAACGAACCCACTTACTGCCTGTGCAACCAAGTGTCTTATGGTGAAATGATAGGGTGTGACAATGAACAGTGCCCCATCGAGTGGTTTCATTTCTCATGTGTTGGACTCACCTATAAGCCCAAGGGAAAGTGGTACTGTCCCAAATGCAGAGGGGATAGCGAAAAGACAATGGACAAAAGCATTGAGAAAACTAAAAAAGATAGAAGATCGAGGTAG